The following are encoded together in the Lactuca sativa cultivar Salinas chromosome 1, Lsat_Salinas_v11, whole genome shotgun sequence genome:
- the LOC111876001 gene encoding uncharacterized protein LOC111876001, which yields MEFLKSFDSDDDVEFVETFFNVVQHVHAEDSSNAARTRAVVNRDRQAAHDLLVRDYFVDNCLYNDDSFERHFRLNKTIFLRISNALKSRYDFFKQKPDARGRMNFSSIQKCAAALRYLGYGIAFDASDEYLKVSERTAVECVDWFSACVYEVFHEEYLRKPTQRDIERLYSAHEERHGFPGMLGSLDCTHVAWEKCPTAWRGQFTRGDIGEPTIILEVVASQDLWIWHAFFGVAGSNNDLNVLSQSPLFNDIWTGKAPDMTFTVNGHAYKYGYYLGDGISPDYSTLMKESVRKDIERAFGVLKQTWHVVKYATRL from the exons ATggaatttttaaaaagttttgatTCGGATGACGACGTAGAATTTGTCGAGACATTCTTCAATGTTGTGCAACACGTTCACGCCGAAGACAGTTCGAATGCAGCGCGTACAAGGGCGGTCGTCAATCGTGATCGCCAAGCCGCACACGACTTATTGGTACGTGATTACTTTGTCGATAATTGTCTTTATAATGACGACTCATTCGAACGTCATTTCCGTCTGAATAAGACTATATTTTTACGTATTAGTAATGCTTTAAAATCTCGTTatgattttttcaaacaaaaacccgATGCTAGAGGAAGAATGAATTTTAGTAGTATACAAAAATGTGCGGCTGCTCTTAGGTATTTGGGATACGGTATAGCATTTGATGCATCTGACGAATACTTGAAAGTATCCGAGAGGACCGCAGTTGAATGTGTAGATTGGTTTTCTGCATGTGTTTATGAGGTTTTTCACGAAGAATATTTGCGTAAACCTACTCAACGTGATATTGAGAGATTATATTCGGCTCATGAAGAGAGGCATGGATTTCCTGGTATGCTTGGCAGTCTAGATTGTACGCATGTGGCTTGGGAAAAATGTCCAACTGCATGGCGTGGTCAGTTCACTCGAGGAGATATAGGTGAACCAACTATCATCCTAGAAGTTGTTGCATCTCAAGATTTGTGGATATGGCATGCCTTTTTTGGAGTAGCGGGGTCTAACAACGACCTTAATGTTCTTAGTCAGTCTCCACTTTTCAACGATATTTGGACCGGAAAAGCACCTGATATGACGTTCACGGTAAACGGGCACGCGTACAAATACGGTTACTACCTTGGTGATGGGATATCCCCGGATTATTCTACATTGATGAAG GAATCGGTGAGAAAAGATATCGAAAGGGCATTTGGAGTCCTTAAGCAAACATGGCATGTAGTGAAATATGCTACACGACTCTAG